In Setaria viridis chromosome 5, Setaria_viridis_v4.0, whole genome shotgun sequence, the genomic stretch aaagaaaatgGGTATATCATGTCAACAGTCAGCTAACCAGCCCTCGCCAACCTGTGGAATCATACGAGAGAAAGCATCAGATCACCATTCAACTCCATCAGGAGCAATGCATCAAGTAAAAATAGTATGATGCTCTATATAAACTCCTGGAGCTAATACTAATAACCATGGAAGAGCTCTGTATTCCTCATATACATCATCTGGATCAATTATTCAGGATCATTTCTGAACGTACTCATGCTCATACATGTAGATTCTCAAATATTGCAAATTATTTGGTTTTTACCCATTTCAGTTGCCAAGTTATGTCTAAAAATCAAAGTCACATGACATAGTACAGGAATTGCGGCATCAAAGATATGTGTATTGCATATATACAAAGCCCAGAATTTCCAGACTACCTTGCAGGTGAAAATGGCTTGCACGATTAGACAATACTACCATGGTATTTTACTTGGTTTATTTAAACACATGATCTATGAAAATATCATAAAAGCCTGTCATCATAACAAGGAACTCACCATTTGTCAACAGGTGGGAAAATACAAGTTCATTCCAAGCATCTGGGACTCCAGGAAGGCACCAGTGGCTGCAATCAAGTATGGTATTAGGATGACTCCAAAGGCCAATATGAGCATCACTTCTGAAGGCCCCCATCAAGGTCACATTTAGTACGGTGACAGGGACACTTGTATTCGCTACAACATCAGCAAGTATATCCCCAAATTCTCTCCTGTCATTTCCTTTGGCCTCAGTTGTAGGTTGTTCTGTTACTTCACAAACCTTTTGATTTAAGCCACTGTAAATATGAAAAACTATCATGAGTGTATGCTTTAACAAAATAACCTGTGCACAGCGTAAATTTGCTTTTCGATGACTCCACAATCATAATGACACTCATAGGGTGTAACGACGTTAAATCTTCAGTTCAAATTGTAGTTACTTCAAGAGTGCAATAAGGAAGAAAATTAAGAAATGTGCAAAGCATATTTGCATGTTAGAAAACCACACCTCCAATGAGATGGTTCATATGTCCGGAAGAACACACGTGTTCGTCTTAAATCAACTCTTTCTTTCACCCATGAAGCCCAAGTTTCCAGTGCCATTTTGAAAGCAGCATTAATGGAAGTTCCCAGTTTAAGCACACCTCCAGCCTCAAAATAGCAACCCCTGTTTGCAAAGATCAAGCTTGAATATCCGAGATATATGAAGTAGATATCAATGCAGCTCGATGGGCTACATCTACATTGTAAGCCAAAGAAACCAGGAAACGTGAGCTAATCAACAAAAGACAGTAAGCATTTTTTGTTACGATTCATTCACTTCCTCCATAAAACATTGAAGTTTCAatattaccaaaaaaaaaagatgatacTGCCTGCTTACTATGTTGTGATCTTAGAAACATGAACACAATGTAGCCAGTGCTCTTGTACAACACTGAACACATCAACAAGGCAAAAGAACACGATGAAAACAATACAATGCCAAGTGAAAGAAGCACTAACTTCTCCTGGCATCATCAAAACCATAAGGCCGGCTTAGATCTTACATAGCCAGTAGTATTCTTTTTCTGAATGAAACTTAGCCAGTATGCAGAAAAAGACTGATATATCAGCATCAACAATAATAAAGGAGATGACATGAGAACGTGAACGTAACACGCTTTTGTGTTGCTATGACTTCAAGGAACAACTACAGCTGATACAACACCAGCTGTCGAGGCAATCAGCCAATCACATCAATCTTGTAAACTGGTTTCTAAACCTTTTATCCTCAGTCACTACTTCTGCAAAGAATGTACCTCAGTGTTGATTCATAGGAATAAGTATAACTTTGCTTGAATTCTTGGTAAAAATAACATAGTCTAACATCCTTTAAATAATCCTACAGAGTTGCTTAGAATTTACGGATCTAAATGGCGGTGACATCTTCCATAGGAACACTGTGCTGCCTACATAACTTACCAAGGATAAAACATCAGTGTTCATGGGTGTGATGTGTGAACAGTTCATATTGataaaaaaattagagtaaTGATAATTTTCCAGTTAACTCAAGAATTAGCAAATACCAAAAGGTTTGTGAATTAAAGTAAGAGAACTCACATGTCAAATAATTTGCTGGCAGTCCACCAATGCCCTGAGTTGAAAATAAGCACATCTGAATCAGCCCATTTCTGACTTAAGTCATCCAACTTATCAAGCTTGAGGATGGCACGGACCCTTCTGCGCCCGTGCCGCAGCGCGGGAATCTGCTGCACAAGGAACACAGACCGGAAGAACTCCACACTAAGGTTGAACGACTCAAACCTCACTCCTAAAAATCGGATTGTCTTTGAGATTTGGTTGCCATTAACCTCATAAACCGTCTTCGGATCATCCACCCCAGTCATGAGCATGCAAATGAAGGACTCCCACTGCGTTCGGCTCATGGAATCCCCCACAAACACGACCCTCTTCCCTCTCAGCCACTCCAGCACAGCCCGGGCACTGAACCGCGGTAAATTGCATCCCCTAGGCTTCCACCTCCACTTAAGGAACTCGGTATCCTTCCTCCCATTGGCCAGGCAATTGAACCCCCTCTCTGCAAACGGGCACCGGGAGCTGTTGTACAAGGGGTACCTCTCATCCGGCACCCAGATGCCGTCGAACACGTCGCAGGACTCGAGGCTCTCGCCGGCGAACTCGGCGACCACACGGTCCCGGCCCGGGTGCCGGAAGAAGTAGAGGTACAGCGCGCAGGAAAGCACCAGCGCTAGGGAGGCCAGTAAGAACGCCAAGGCGATGCGCTCGATCGACGgccccgacggcgccgccgcccaccagtTCCGGTGCGCGGCCCCCGGCGTCGAGACCCGCGGGCTCCCGACGCCGCCCCTCGCTGCGAGCCGCGCCGATGTGCTCCGGCTGAAGCTCCCGCTCACCAtatcccctccgccgccgccgcccgatctCCCATTCCACAGCTTCCCTGCTGCCAAATCGGCCTCGGACCAATTCACGGCAAGACTCCCAGACCAAAACCAGTTTGAAAATAGCAGGCGAGGCTTCCTCCCCAATCCAGAAGCAGCCAATGATGAATCCCTTCGATGTTTCACCTTCCGCCCTCCGCGATTCAAATTTGCCCGGCGAATCGACTGGATCGAGCCGCGCTTCTCCAGTCCAGAGCCCTCGCGCGGCTCCCGAGATCACGGAACTCGGAGTCGGTCGATGGAAGGCAGAGACGACGACCAGCCGATGCGGGGCGCCAGGGCAGATCAGGGACTCACCGAACTCTGTCGACCGGTGTGCTCCCTCCCCCCGCGATCGCCTGTGCGGTGCGGCCGCGGCAAGACCCAAAAGCAGCAGCTCGCGAGAGAGCTCCTGATCCagcagcggcgcgcggcgcgtcgCGACTCGCGGATGGTGTTGGCGCCGTGGTGAGGTGACTAGGTGAGCTCCCGCGCGGCGAGGCCGagtccgaggaggaggagctgaggcGGCGACGCTCGCGGTGGTTGTGGAGTGGGCGATTTAAATACTTGATATTGGTGATCCAAAGGTGTTCAGGCCTGAAAAGATTGCTGGGAACGGGTGTGCATGGCGGCGTCGGAGGTGCGCGGTGACTTTTTGgcgttttgacttttttgggGAGCGAGGTCGAGGGAAGGTGTGGTGTGGTGGTGCGCGGCGACGTATCGCCGGAAGGGGTAGGAGAAGGGGTAGGAGGTGCCGAGGAGTTCTGGTAGCCGACGACGAAGGAGAGAGAACACGGTCGCGTTGATCAACATGGGCTGCTGTTGATTATGATTCCAGAAGTTGATAGAAGACTAGGCGGGTTCCAAGCGAAATCAACTCCATCAAATAAGAGAAAGTGTGAAAATTTATCTGTAGTTCTAGAAATAGCTGTAACAATTCATGTTGTATCTGACTAAGATTTTAGCATGCTTTAAAGTATAAATATAAACGCATAAGCTTTgtaaaaaaaagagaacaattaatcaatcaatacaacttTTCGGCGCCACGCCACCAAAACCCGGGCGAGCTTGTAAGCATCGTCACCCGGTCAGTACGACCTccatcagaactttctaagttttATATTgtctagttatcgagttatcttagattacAAAGTAGAACTTTATAggttttgtccaatattctgcttgttttcGACGTTGCTCAAGTTATCGAACGGTTTAtatctggttaggttgtcttcaatCGACTCCCTTGTCTTGTTTAAATGTTCGCAGTTATCAGATCGTATTGGCTGGTAGATTTTGCATGCTTTTACCGTTTTACacatgctaggtccgatagatttttacccctacccctcgtattgctaaccgtctAGCCTCTGACGTCAGGGTGCTACTGTTGAGAGCTGATGTCTCAGTCGGGTCTTATCTGTATCTCGCAGAAGTGtgatgacgtcattgagccgataaGGACATGTACGAGGCCTTGCCATTGTGAGCTTGTTTGTTAAGACTAATGGAtcaaagttaatgccctctcaccaTGTTACCTATACAAGTTCAATacacggtcatgacattgattataTTTTATTACCTTAATcggcttgtaagcggtaggcaagagacCTTTGGTGATTATGCACTAGTCTTTTATGTTGACATATTaaggttaatgccctctcaaTCGTGTTAtcttatctaagttcaatacacttatcaaaaCATTAATTAAGATCTGGCTTGCATACAGTCAGCATCGGCTGGTCCTTGTTGCTATGCTCCAATCTTTTAAGTTAGTAGATTGGTGTCAataccctctcattcgtgttatctTGTATGAGTTCAATACAGTTATCAAGACATTGATTAGAATTATTAGCTTATTTGATAAGCGTGTGGTCAACAAGAACTCCCCTTTTATGACCATTGTGTTAGAATGCTTTATCTTAGTCCATCGGTTGACATAGTCGATGGCACATGCTATTATGCTTACATTAAATATCTAtttgttgtggtgtttattctaAGAATGTCTACCCATGAGCTCAAGAGGCTTTGCCGTCGATCGGCTCAtaaatttaatgtttaccttatcAATAATTTTGCACCACTCGTGAACTGATTTAGAATTTACACTGAAATTAACCGCGTTATTCAATGCAGACGTGTGATGATgtccagattttgcgtcaaAAGCGTGAACGACGGCCATCGGGCATTCGGGCCAAGGTCGCTGCGTTACCGACTTCTGGCGAGGATTTGTAGCCAAACGGTAGGAGGTGAGGTGCCAGGTGATCCGCGCCCCAATCGACGTCAACTTCACGAGGATCCTGTCGCTGTTCTGCTTGGCAATGGCGCCATCATGTTCCGGTCCCGCGTCCTCTCTCCTCAGCGAAGGCCAGGTGTTCGATGGCGCTGCGAGGAGTGGGCCGAGCCTAACAAGTTCGGCCTGTGTTGGACCAGGTTGCTCACATAGTCACATCTAGCCGGCCTGCTTCTTCAGTTCTTTTGATACTTTCCTGAGCAAGGGCCGGCCCGAGCGAGGAAGCGGAGGATGCGATTACAGGGTTATTGGGCCGGCCGCCCTAAACCAGCCTTGGCCTAGCCTTTCTGAGTAGTGTGATTTAGCGGGGATTCTATATAACTTCCGGTAGCTATGTTTCAGATCCGTGCAATCTCATCTCAACCGTACAGCGGTTGGAGATGGAccaggcatgcatgcatgcgctgGCGCATATTGACCAGCGAGGTTGCTAGCTGGGTCATGTTTAGTTGCCTCTAAAATCCTAATTTTAgcactatgtaaaaaaaaattcccatcacatcacacttgcggtacatgcatggagtactgaatgtagatgaaatcaaaaactaattgcatagttttgttgtactttgcgagacgaatcttttgagcctaattagtcaatatttggacaataattcacaaatacaaacgaaacgctacattgttgctacagtaattttggttgtccaaagttgggcaactaaacaagaccttggTATTTTTTCTACGTTTTCTCCTGATGTTTGTACCACTGTGTTGGTGAGAATTAATGTAACATAATAAGTTCCAATATAAATATATTTgctatttttaaaaaatcaacattttggatGATCTATGTCAATATTTTAAGTATgctagttcaacattttcatatcaaatgttgaactagtttatttgaaatgttgaagaatgttgaatatgatatttaaaatgttgagtATATATATAAAGTTACAAAATCTTTTAAAAATAGTAAAATAAGAGTGCACGTTACCTACCATGTACCCCTGCATGCGTGCTGCCAGAGTCTTTTGTCCTACGGGCTGCAGGTCACGGTTGCTACCTCTTGCTTGCTGCGCTGCTGTCTTGAATGCGGGAGACGGGTGTGTGCAATTGGGCAACGACGTTATTGTTGGGCTGTGGTGGCTCGGTGGGCTCTGCGATGGATTTTAATGGGCTCTAAGCCATGGCTCCTATCTAACTTCCACGAGCCAGATAGGAGCCCCCGTGATTTAGGGAGTCGCCTCAAATGCTAATCCACGGCGTAACCAGTGCATCTTGCTTCTTGCTCCACCAGGCCAGCGGCGCAGCCTCCGTCACTCCTGCAGATCGAAGTGTGAGAGCAgccctccaggctccagcagtCAAAGAAACCTACCTCGGCCGCTCGGCGTCTTTTGTCACATGTGTGTCCGGGTTCATAAAACGGACGGTAACGGACGACGAGTGAAAGATCTTTTTCCTAACCAGATTGACAAATGTTTGGCTTTCGCAGCGAAACGCACTCCAGTTTGTGCGATGAAGACTTAGGATCTGTTTGTTTCCACTTATTTCTCAATTATTGATGAGAATAAGCGAAAATTCCACCCAAACGAACTGCTTAATTTTCGCCTACCACGAAAGCCGCTTAGCTCAAAATCAAGAATACAACGTGCATGCCGATTCTCCTGTAAGCGACCTCGGTCTCACCTATCGCTGAAGCGAGTCGATTTCCCCCCGCATGCTCCTCCACCACCGACAACTCCGTACCCTCCGCGCCTCCTCCCGTCCCCTGTGCTTCactccgcgcccgccgcctcccatgccgccgccgcccgggcgccTTCCTGCccttcggcggcggcctccctgCCATCCAGCGTCACGTGCTTGCCATCCGCGTGTAGCGACGCCGGCACCCCCGCTTCCTGCTCTCAATCGCTCTCCCTCCGATCCGCCGTGTGTCCGATCTGCGGCCGTCCGACCGTCTGCCGCTATCCAGGACCCGTCCGTCCTCCTGCCGGTCGCACCTGGAGACGATTcgtggacgccgacgccgcATCCTTGTTCTCCGCCCCCTTCCACTATGACGCCGGCGTCAGGGCCGGTCCGCCCCCAaccgccctgccgccgctcgtGGAGGCCGTTGGAAGCATGTGTTTCGACCGTCTGCGCCAAGAGCTGCTCCCTTTGTCCAACGATCGAAAAAGTAGACACTATTTTCACGATTTGGCAGAAGACATATAACTAAAATTAGCATTATATTAATCCAAGAGTGCTAGGACGACAGCAATATCCAAGTATATATGACCAAAGACGCCCATCAGCAAGCAAGACGTTTGCACAATAGACACTTAAGTTCTAACTTGTCTCGTTAATACTGCAGTCATTTTAAATTTCAACACTGCGTGGATGATATTAgtaatgtaatttctatttagcaaactcaaaaaaaaattagaattatTGACATCTCCTTGTattcacaataaaaataaaCTATTATCAGCGTCAAGAATATTCAGTAATCAAAATTGACAAACACACAACTTATTCTTCAGACACCACACTTATCAGATAAACCTGCATAGGTAAGAATACTGACCTAGACGCGCTGCAGTGCAAGCCCCCACGAAACCCTCTCGGTTGGTCTGAAGGCTATCGGCCTGATATTCCCGCACAGCGCAGGAGGCAGGACAGGTCACTGGACAACCGAGCAACTAACTATTTTGCTTTTCTCTTTTCATATTGAATTGCTCATTTcaacagactatccattttTCGCTCTTCAAATTTTAATATCTAAGTTTCATCTCTAAAAATCTACAGTCTACATGCACTTCAACAACCTTTCCATTTCACACTACAACAAACTCTTCATTTTGCACTCTTTATTTTGGGTATGGGACCTCATTTAGCAAGCCAAACCCACTTATCAAGTTTGGAGAGTGTGGGTGACTACCTGACAAGCTGGATGGGATAATCATCCGCATAACAATTTTATTGGAGTATGGTTTTTCAACAAACTTGTCAAAATTTGGATTAGAGAGTGGGACAGCATTCAGTTGGAGACCCGGTGGACGACGGGCTCCAGCCACTGGACAGTTTCCTGCTGCGCCTGGGGCGTGTCGCGTGGTACAGCGCCACCTTTCACTTGCGGCACGCACCCGCCGCACGTGCCAGTGCCACTCCATCCACTGGGACCAGGCTCCAGCTGTAAAATCCAGGGGCGGAGCACGGTGTTTTTCCTTAATCCGCCTTCGCTGATCAGCCCCCTGGCCGCTCAGTTAACGCCAAAAATGTTTCACGCCTTGGTCAATGGTCAGCACTAACAGTGGTATATCCTTCCATCAGCAAATCA encodes the following:
- the LOC117855897 gene encoding protein trichome berefringence-like 7 isoform X2, with protein sequence MVSGSFSRSTSARLAARGGVGSPRVSTPGAAHRNWWAAAPSGPSIERIALAFLLASLALVLSCALYLYFFRHPGRDRVVAEFAGESLESCDVFDGIWVPDERYPLYNSSRCPFAERGFNCLANGRKDTEFLKWRWKPRGCNLPRFSARAVLEWLRGKRVVFVGDSMSRTQWESFICMLMTGVDDPKTVYEVNGNQISKTIRFLGVRFESFNLSVEFFRSVFLVQQIPALRHGRRRVRAILKLDKLDDLSQKWADSDVLIFNSGHWWTASKLFDMGCYFEAGGVLKLGTSINAAFKMALETWASWVKERVDLRRTRVFFRTYEPSHWSGLNQKVCEVTEQPTTEAKGNDRREFGDILADVVANTSVPVTVLNVTLMGAFRSDAHIGLWSHPNTILDCSHWCLPGVPDAWNELVFSHLLTNGWRGLVS
- the LOC117855897 gene encoding protein trichome berefringence-like 7 isoform X1, with amino-acid sequence MVSGSFSRSTSARLAARGGVGSPRVSTPGAAHRNWWAAAPSGPSIERIALAFLLASLALVLSCALYLYFFRHPGRDRVVAEFAGESLESCDVFDGIWVPDERYPLYNSSRCPFAERGFNCLANGRKDTEFLKWRWKPRGCNLPRFSARAVLEWLRGKRVVFVGDSMSRTQWESFICMLMTGVDDPKTVYEVNGNQISKTIRFLGVRFESFNLSVEFFRSVFLVQQIPALRHGRRRVRAILKLDKLDDLSQKWADSDVLIFNSGHWWTASKLFDICSPSSCIDIYFIYLGYSSLIFANRGCYFEAGGVLKLGTSINAAFKMALETWASWVKERVDLRRTRVFFRTYEPSHWSGLNQKVCEVTEQPTTEAKGNDRREFGDILADVVANTSVPVTVLNVTLMGAFRSDAHIGLWSHPNTILDCSHWCLPGVPDAWNELVFSHLLTNGWRGLVS